Genomic window (Terriglobia bacterium):
CCATTTTCTCGATTGCCACGAAAGTGCCATTTGGGGTACGCTTTCCGCGTTCACGAGCCATAGGTGCGAGTTGTCGTGGTGCAACTTCACCCCATTCGTTACTCCATTTCAGCCGCGCCTCGCGAGCTTTAGCTGGCAGATTGAATGCGCACAGGTCCCTTCGTACTCATAAGGGAATCATTGGCAGCACATTCTTATTCGGTTGGCCCAGGGTTACAGCAGTGCATTCAGTGCACGCAGGCAAGCGAGGAGGCTCACGTGAACCGACGGATTTTGCGGTTATTTGTCTTTATCATTTTCGCGGCGATTTTCGTACTGCAACAGGCACCAGCACAGCAAGCGACCGGAAAAATTGTCGGCACGGTGAAAGATCCTGTCGGCGCCGTCGTTCCGGGCGCCGAAGTAATCGTCACCAACGTCGACACGCAGGTCAAGAACACAGCCAAAACCGATGTCGATGGCTCGTACTATGTCAGCAATTTGCCCATCGGTGAATATAAACTCACCGTACATCAAACCGGCTTCCAGACAACCGTGACGAAGCCGTACCAGTTGGAGATTAACCAGTCACTTCGCATCGACGTGGACTTGCGAGTCGGGGCGAGCACAGAGACGGTTGAGGTTACCGGCAATGCGACGATGGTGGAGGCGTACAACTCCACCATTGGCGCGTCGATCACGGAACGGCCGATCGTCAATATGCCCCTGAACGGGCGCAATGTTCTGGACCTTGCGAAGCTCGAACCGGGCGTCGTGGAATTGAATGTCAAGCCGGACTCTTCGCTCGCAGGATCGTTCACGATCGCGGGAGGAAGATCCGATGCAGTGACGTTCCTTCTCGATGGCGGACTGAACAATAGCCTGCTGACCAACGAGGTCGTGTTCAACCCGAACCCGGATGCGATCGCGGAATTCCGCGTTCTGGAGAGTAACTACAGCGCGGAATACGGACGCAACGGCGGTGGCATCATCAGCGTAGTTACCAAGTCTGGCACCAACGGCTGGCACGGGAGCGCGTTTGAATTCAACCGCAACGACGCGTTCAATGCGAACAGCTTCTTCAACAAGCTGTTCGGCCTGCCGCGCGATGTTTTGAAACGCAACCAGTTCGGCGGCACATTCGGCGGACCGATCAAGAAAGACAAAGCCTTCTTCTTTGTCTCCTACCAGAAGCAGATTCAGCACCAGGCGCAGGTACAAACGGCCACTGTGCCGACGGCGTTGGAAATCGGCGGCGACTTCTCCCAGTCGGGGCCGGAATCACAGGCTGCAGTCGCATCGTTCCTGCAGGCGAATTCCTATTTCCAGGCCGATCCCACGCTCGCAGCGCAGGGGATCATCGATCCCACAAAAATCAATCCCATTATCCAGAAATACATTGCGGCAGGCTTGATTCCGAATAGCGGCAGCAATACTTCCAGCACTCTCTCGACAAATGCGCTTGCGACGGATAACTTCGACGAACTCACGACGAAGCTGGACTTCAACTTCACCCAGAACGACCGCCTCGCGGCAACCCTGGGCTGGGGCCGTGCGCCGGTGGTGCGCCCATTTGCGGGCGGAGCCTCTATTCCATTCCCGGTAGCGGACAAAACCCACAAATACTTCCTCAATCTCGCTTATACCAAGAATCTCTCGCCAACCCTTCTGAACGAAGCACGGATGACCATCCAGAGATTGAATCAGGCGGAGGGAAATCCGATACCGAAACTGCCCACCGCAGCGGACCTCGGGATTGCTATTACACCCGACCTTTCGACGGGACCCCCGATTCTCTATTTCTACGATTCGGGCATGACGATCGGCTTCACGTATCGTGGACCGCTGGACAAGGTGAACAATACGTTCGAGTACTCCGACGTCCTCTCCTGGACGAAGGGGAAACACACCCTGAAAGCCGGCGGACTTTTCTCGCCATATCAGAACAACACGATCTACGCATACGAGGTCAATGGCGAGTTCGACTTCTATGGATCGGGCGGCTCCGTAGGAACGGGCGTGGAATTTGCCGACATGCTGCTTGGAGTCCCGGACGAGTACTACCAGTTCGGAAACGCCCCTTCGAACATCCGCTCGAAGTCGTGGGGAGTGTTCGCGCAGGATGAGTGGCGGATCACGCCCCGACTGGTCTTGAACTTCGGACTTCGCTATGAGTACAACAGCCCGAAAAAAGACACGCAGGGCAGGTCCTTCTCGATCGTTCCAGGCCTGCAATCGACCCGATTCGTAAACGCTCCGCTCGGTCTCGTGTTCCCGGGCGACAAAGGAGCGCCAGACGGGGCGAACTTCCCGGACCGCAACGACTTTGCGCCGAGGTTCGGATTCTCGTGGAGTCCTTTGGCAAGTAATAAGTTGAGCGTCCGCGGCGGGTTTGGAATTTTCTACAACATTCTCGGCGGTGAAGACAACCTGCAGTTCAACGGCCAGGCACCATTCTTCGGCTTCGCGGACTTCTACTTCGATTCGCCGAGCTACCCGGGTGCAATCCCATATTTCGCGGATCCATTTGGTTCGACCGGCAACATAAACAACTTCCCATCGCAGCCACCCGCACCGAACATTGACTTTGCCGCGAATGGTTTCATTCCCTTCAGCGGTAACGGCGTC
Coding sequences:
- a CDS encoding TonB-dependent receptor → MNRRILRLFVFIIFAAIFVLQQAPAQQATGKIVGTVKDPVGAVVPGAEVIVTNVDTQVKNTAKTDVDGSYYVSNLPIGEYKLTVHQTGFQTTVTKPYQLEINQSLRIDVDLRVGASTETVEVTGNATMVEAYNSTIGASITERPIVNMPLNGRNVLDLAKLEPGVVELNVKPDSSLAGSFTIAGGRSDAVTFLLDGGLNNSLLTNEVVFNPNPDAIAEFRVLESNYSAEYGRNGGGIISVVTKSGTNGWHGSAFEFNRNDAFNANSFFNKLFGLPRDVLKRNQFGGTFGGPIKKDKAFFFVSYQKQIQHQAQVQTATVPTALEIGGDFSQSGPESQAAVASFLQANSYFQADPTLAAQGIIDPTKINPIIQKYIAAGLIPNSGSNTSSTLSTNALATDNFDELTTKLDFNFTQNDRLAATLGWGRAPVVRPFAGGASIPFPVADKTHKYFLNLAYTKNLSPTLLNEARMTIQRLNQAEGNPIPKLPTAADLGIAITPDLSTGPPILYFYDSGMTIGFTYRGPLDKVNNTFEYSDVLSWTKGKHTLKAGGLFSPYQNNTIYAYEVNGEFDFYGSGGSVGTGVEFADMLLGVPDEYYQFGNAPSNIRSKSWGVFAQDEWRITPRLVLNFGLRYEYNSPKKDTQGRSFSIVPGLQSTRFVNAPLGLVFPGDKGAPDGANFPDRNDFAPRFGFSWSPLASNKLSVRGGFGIFYNILGGEDNLQFNGQAPFFGFADFYFDSPSYPGAIPYFADPFGSTGNINNFPSQPPAPNIDFAANGFIPFSGNGVYFVNPHLRTPYIMQYNLSVQQQLGNAYLLNVAYVGTQSRKLTGLVDSNPFILGTLNRVLNVQPGGAPEIFSYTDTFDNVGNQSYNAFQSSLKKQITGSEKWFGATYFTFGYTWAKNIDTASGFRQNSDRVPYYDRGRDRAVSDMDVAHRITFSGGWDLPFQNAWASGPQRLTKGWSIYPIITWRTGFPIDIRGFLSRGMYRPGPSGAGDSSLVRPNLTGSKITTVDPWSNMTPDGALWVPISNFDVSAMSYGFCPPGTPDADCEDVFNTSDTLPYSPSYGTMARNSFRGPGRTNMDFAIAKSTKLWNENSALELRLEFFNVFNHTQFDNPDSGHLSPYNSNFGLITTTADPRIIQLGARITF